In Mycolicibacterium mucogenicum DSM 44124, the following are encoded in one genomic region:
- a CDS encoding NADPH:quinone oxidoreductase family protein — translation MKALVAQSLTGPSGLAYTDVDDAADPSGNAVVIDVGAAGVCFPDLLLIRGEYQLKLPPGFTPGMEVAGTVRSAPESSGFVAGQRVSAFTMMGGYAERALALPDSVIPTPDGLDDASAVCLLGNYYTMYFALARRGRLLAGETVLVLGSAGGIGVAAIQIAKAMGAKVVAMVHRVEAQDFVASVGADVVLPLADGWREAALAATDRRGVDLVVDPVGGEAFDDAIRVLAPEGRLLVLGFAAGQGIPSVKVNRLLLRNISVVGVGYGEFIRQVPGSAAEIGAGLAKLVDGGLRPPEPMRFALSDGAAALQALADGKIRGKAVLEP, via the coding sequence GTGAAAGCGCTTGTCGCACAGTCGCTGACCGGCCCATCGGGCCTCGCCTACACCGATGTCGATGACGCCGCAGACCCTTCGGGCAACGCGGTCGTCATCGATGTCGGTGCGGCCGGCGTCTGCTTTCCCGACCTGCTGCTGATCCGCGGCGAATACCAGCTCAAGCTTCCACCCGGGTTCACCCCGGGTATGGAGGTGGCCGGTACCGTCCGGTCGGCGCCCGAAAGCTCCGGTTTCGTTGCCGGTCAGCGGGTTTCGGCGTTCACCATGATGGGCGGCTACGCCGAACGCGCGCTGGCGCTGCCGGACTCGGTGATCCCGACGCCCGACGGCTTGGACGACGCCTCGGCGGTCTGCCTGCTCGGGAACTACTACACCATGTACTTCGCGCTGGCCCGTCGCGGCCGACTGCTTGCGGGGGAGACGGTGCTGGTGCTGGGCTCCGCCGGTGGTATCGGCGTCGCGGCCATCCAGATCGCAAAGGCCATGGGCGCCAAGGTGGTTGCCATGGTGCACCGGGTCGAGGCGCAGGACTTCGTGGCCTCTGTCGGTGCCGACGTGGTGCTGCCGCTGGCCGACGGGTGGCGCGAGGCCGCGCTGGCGGCGACCGACCGTCGGGGAGTGGACCTGGTGGTCGACCCGGTCGGCGGCGAGGCGTTCGATGACGCGATCCGGGTGCTGGCCCCCGAGGGCCGGCTGCTGGTACTGGGTTTCGCTGCCGGACAGGGCATCCCGTCGGTGAAGGTGAACCGGCTGCTGTTGCGCAACATCAGCGTGGTGGGTGTCGGGTACGGCGAGTTCATCCGTCAGGTGCCCGGTTCCGCCGCGGAGATCGGGGCGGGCCTGGCCAAGCTGGTCGACGGCGGACTGCGGCCACCGGAGCCGATGCGCTTCGCGTTGTCGGACGGTGCCGCCGCGCTTCAGGCGTTGGCGGACGGGAAGATTCGCGGCAAGGCTGTCCTGGAGCCGTAA